A single genomic interval of Aureliella helgolandensis harbors:
- a CDS encoding beta strand repeat-containing protein, producing the protein MTNLLGRLLARLKKHRPTGSQRRRSRNRTLRVEPMEMRRLLAGDIATIGGNVFTDNTDDGFATGTNPPIEAATVYLYRDGGAGAGVGTFESSGGTAAGDDILLETLATDVNGNYAFTGLAAGRYFVEQAPVAGKLQRTAETVKVVDITSTDAIGVSTQTVDSFNDTLAALVVNSGTPTLSNSSASAEAITGERDLVVNHLSGGSTIAASLNSTLLTVDTGVGTTGTVILSYDGADGDATTLSHLTGGDILDLTTGGGSAFHFLVGSEAGNTFDIEVYSGAGNFSQISSESLPITVGAAATEDVILDFSSFTVGAGTGADFTNVTAIRIQINLAAAADAQFDFSGIVAPFVATENFANLNPMAIGNQVFGDDNNNGTLDVGENGIAGVDLVLYEDTNSNGTLDIGAGDTVVGTTQTTDASGNYLFSDLLPGDYFVVVPATEFAANGDPLFNFLSSSTATLPNSVLADGTNVGAIFGASGVASGIITLVAGGEPTADGDDANTNSFVDFGFVPAVDLAVTKVAVAEDDPTPSDGTVNATAGATVTYTITVTNNGPAASNNVVIVDDLPDLTPNALTIESATATGGGTVTQTGNSAGELEIAYATLASGQTETITVVVRVPAAAAAATAQRNNVSVSGTGNDTDSNNDTAFADIDIARLAVLTIAKSDTPDPVGVGSTLTYTILVTNTGSSTATNVEISDTLPAGLTFSSVTSTAGTASEASGVITVDIPSLDVAGTATVTVVTTVAAGFTGSTISNSATAQADEAVQVTSTATTDVNPSVDLAITKADDVDPVDRGGQVVYTMVVTNNGPSDATNVEVVDTLPAGVTFVSATGGTVTAPTGGSSDAIINVGSLASGDSTTVTVTVDVEQAAADTFTNSAVVRSTETTAGFDANTANNTATETTSTQRTIDLAVTKSDSADPAIAGQALVYTIVVTNNGPSDAIGVNLADNLPDGIQISSATSTAGTVTVPTSAQDTVAANNDDLTVNIGGLASGASATITVNATVLPDARGTLSNVATVSTTDTTATETNTANNVATETTTLNSSVDLVVTKNDSVDPALAGNALTYTIVVTNSGPSTATNVNLSDVLPSGVSFTSVATTQGSASQASGTVTAQLGTLAPSASATITLIVGINGDTRGTLTNTASATATETESNTANNSATATTTVNGSVDLSVTKTDNIDPAAAGSNVQYTIVVTNNGPSSATNVVMSDVLPAGMTFVSGTSTLGTVTNSGNTVTGTIGTLASGASATITLTASINATATGTLTNTATVTGTETDTNTSNNSASQTTAVAVPKSISGVVYVDMNRNGINDAGDQMLPGVTVVLTGTDITSATINQSATTDANGAYIFSNLLPGTYTVTQTQPAGYQDGAANAGTGSTTTPTTSANQITNITLGTTDAVAFDFGDLLSPLSKRRFLASSQVGD; encoded by the coding sequence ATGACGAATCTACTTGGTCGTCTACTCGCCCGATTGAAGAAACACCGACCCACAGGTTCGCAACGGCGTCGATCGCGAAATCGCACCTTGCGAGTAGAGCCGATGGAAATGCGCCGCTTGCTGGCTGGTGATATCGCCACCATCGGCGGTAATGTTTTCACCGACAACACAGATGACGGTTTTGCGACCGGTACCAATCCTCCCATCGAAGCGGCCACGGTATATCTCTATCGAGATGGTGGAGCGGGGGCAGGCGTGGGGACCTTTGAGAGCTCAGGTGGCACCGCAGCCGGAGACGACATACTACTCGAAACCCTCGCCACCGACGTCAATGGTAACTATGCCTTCACCGGCTTGGCCGCTGGCCGTTACTTCGTGGAACAAGCGCCCGTCGCTGGCAAGCTCCAACGGACTGCAGAAACCGTCAAAGTCGTAGACATCACGTCGACGGACGCGATTGGTGTCTCCACGCAGACCGTAGATTCGTTCAATGACACCCTGGCCGCCTTGGTGGTCAATAGCGGCACCCCCACACTGTCCAACTCTAGCGCCAGCGCGGAAGCGATTACGGGTGAACGCGATTTGGTGGTGAACCACCTCAGTGGTGGAAGCACGATTGCAGCCTCCTTAAATTCCACACTATTGACGGTGGATACAGGCGTGGGAACGACAGGCACGGTCATCCTTTCCTATGATGGCGCCGATGGCGACGCGACCACGCTATCGCACCTCACCGGCGGCGATATTTTGGACCTAACAACCGGGGGCGGATCGGCCTTCCATTTCCTGGTAGGCTCCGAAGCGGGCAACACGTTTGATATTGAAGTTTACTCCGGTGCTGGAAACTTCTCGCAGATCTCCTCTGAGTCACTCCCCATCACCGTCGGAGCCGCTGCTACGGAGGATGTCATCCTCGACTTCAGCTCGTTCACCGTGGGAGCTGGTACTGGCGCCGATTTCACCAATGTCACCGCCATACGCATCCAAATCAATCTAGCTGCTGCAGCGGACGCACAATTTGACTTCTCAGGAATCGTCGCCCCCTTCGTCGCTACTGAGAATTTCGCCAACCTAAATCCAATGGCGATCGGAAACCAAGTCTTCGGTGACGACAACAATAACGGCACCCTAGATGTAGGCGAGAATGGAATCGCTGGTGTCGACCTCGTTCTGTACGAAGACACCAACAGCAACGGAACGCTTGATATCGGCGCGGGAGATACCGTCGTAGGCACGACGCAAACCACAGACGCCAGTGGGAACTATCTCTTCAGCGATTTGCTGCCTGGTGACTATTTCGTAGTCGTTCCAGCGACAGAGTTTGCTGCCAATGGCGATCCTCTATTCAATTTCCTCAGCAGCAGCACTGCTACGTTGCCCAATTCCGTGTTAGCCGATGGGACCAATGTCGGAGCGATATTTGGAGCTAGCGGTGTAGCCTCTGGGATCATCACGTTGGTTGCTGGCGGTGAGCCAACTGCCGATGGCGACGACGCCAATACCAACAGTTTTGTCGACTTTGGCTTTGTGCCCGCCGTCGACCTTGCAGTCACTAAAGTTGCCGTGGCCGAGGATGATCCCACGCCAAGTGATGGCACGGTAAATGCCACCGCCGGTGCTACCGTCACTTACACGATTACCGTGACGAATAACGGACCAGCGGCATCGAATAACGTCGTGATTGTTGATGACCTACCGGACCTCACCCCAAACGCCCTGACCATCGAGTCCGCCACTGCCACAGGGGGCGGCACTGTGACGCAAACGGGCAACTCGGCTGGTGAACTCGAGATCGCCTACGCCACACTCGCGTCAGGCCAGACCGAAACGATCACGGTCGTGGTGCGCGTCCCTGCAGCCGCAGCTGCTGCGACCGCTCAGCGCAACAACGTGAGTGTATCGGGAACCGGCAATGATACCGATTCAAACAACGATACGGCCTTCGCAGACATCGATATCGCTCGGCTAGCGGTACTGACCATTGCGAAGTCGGATACACCCGATCCGGTAGGCGTGGGCAGCACCTTGACCTACACGATTCTAGTTACCAATACGGGCTCGTCGACCGCGACGAATGTCGAGATCTCTGACACACTTCCCGCCGGCTTAACCTTCTCTTCCGTTACCAGCACCGCCGGTACGGCTTCCGAAGCGTCTGGCGTTATCACTGTCGACATTCCAAGTTTAGATGTTGCGGGCACAGCTACCGTCACCGTTGTGACCACCGTTGCGGCTGGCTTCACCGGTTCGACGATTTCCAATAGTGCCACCGCTCAAGCAGACGAAGCGGTTCAAGTTACTTCCACGGCAACGACGGACGTGAATCCGTCCGTCGATCTCGCCATCACCAAAGCCGATGATGTCGACCCGGTCGACCGGGGGGGGCAGGTCGTCTACACGATGGTAGTGACCAACAACGGCCCCAGCGATGCCACGAATGTCGAAGTCGTCGATACGCTTCCGGCAGGAGTCACCTTCGTTTCGGCTACCGGTGGCACCGTTACCGCGCCAACTGGTGGTAGCTCCGATGCAATCATCAACGTAGGCAGCCTAGCATCGGGCGACTCAACCACCGTCACGGTAACTGTGGATGTTGAGCAAGCTGCGGCAGACACATTCACCAATAGTGCCGTGGTACGCTCGACCGAAACCACCGCTGGATTTGACGCGAACACCGCGAACAATACAGCCACGGAAACAACTTCGACGCAACGCACTATCGACCTGGCGGTCACCAAGAGCGACTCAGCCGACCCGGCCATCGCCGGCCAAGCCTTGGTCTATACGATCGTCGTGACGAACAATGGTCCGTCGGACGCGATTGGAGTGAATTTAGCCGACAACTTGCCGGACGGAATTCAAATTAGCTCCGCGACGTCGACTGCTGGAACCGTAACGGTCCCGACCTCGGCACAGGATACCGTGGCGGCGAATAACGACGATTTAACCGTCAACATTGGTGGTCTAGCCTCGGGTGCATCGGCAACGATCACGGTCAATGCAACCGTATTGCCAGATGCTCGCGGCACACTGAGCAACGTGGCAACCGTGTCGACGACAGATACGACGGCGACGGAGACCAACACGGCCAATAACGTCGCTACCGAAACGACAACGCTCAACTCCTCAGTGGATCTCGTAGTCACTAAAAACGATTCCGTTGATCCAGCCCTGGCTGGTAATGCCCTGACGTACACCATTGTTGTAACCAATTCTGGTCCTTCCACAGCAACGAACGTGAATTTGTCAGACGTTCTTCCGAGTGGCGTTAGCTTTACGAGCGTAGCAACCACCCAAGGAAGTGCGAGTCAAGCATCGGGAACCGTGACGGCTCAGTTGGGAACTCTCGCACCGTCCGCTTCGGCCACCATCACACTCATTGTGGGCATCAACGGAGATACTCGAGGCACCTTAACCAATACTGCATCAGCGACGGCGACAGAGACGGAGTCGAATACGGCCAACAACTCCGCTACGGCCACCACAACGGTCAACGGCAGTGTTGATTTGTCGGTTACCAAGACAGACAATATCGACCCCGCAGCGGCTGGAAGCAACGTGCAGTATACAATCGTCGTTACTAACAACGGCCCATCCTCGGCTACGAATGTGGTGATGAGCGATGTATTGCCTGCTGGCATGACCTTTGTTTCAGGCACCTCAACGCTGGGCACCGTAACCAACTCGGGGAATACCGTTACTGGTACCATCGGTACTCTGGCCTCAGGAGCCTCCGCTACGATTACTCTCACCGCTTCAATCAATGCCACAGCAACTGGAACGCTGACCAATACCGCGACGGTCACCGGCACGGAAACGGACACCAATACTTCGAACAATTCAGCCTCGCAAACAACGGCTGTCGCGGTGCCCAAGAGTATTTCAGGTGTGGTCTACGTTGACATGAATCGCAACGGAATCAACGATGCTGGCGACCAGATGTTGCCCGGTGTCACCGTTGTGTTGACCGGCACGGATATTACGAGCGCGACGATCAATCAATCGGCGACGACCGACGCGAACGGGGCTTACATCTTTAGCAACCTGTTGCCTGGCACGTACACCGTCACTCAAACCCAGCCGGCTGGATACCAAGATGGTGCCGCCAATGCCGGTACCGGATCGACCACGACGCCGACGACCTCCGCCAATCAGATCACCAACATCACTTTGGGAACGACCGACGCCGTCGCCTTCGATTTCGGAGACCTCCTGTCGCCACTCAGCAAGCGGCGGTTCCTAGCTTCCTCACAAGTCGGTGATTAG
- the ygfZ gene encoding CAF17-like 4Fe-4S cluster assembly/insertion protein YgfZ: protein MNQPYFTQLSIPLMVEVVGQDAAKIVNNLCTQDIAKLGDAESRESFVTNLRGWAVAHGAIAILGNSVWIFGQHSRPEAVAQHIDRYIIREDAEVREHSNDRALYLIGQPYSTILGESTPTELPLPGNVNRFELPTGEAILEIPIRMWGATSVAWIVEQAATCAVDDFLVQHSLQRLSNEECRALQIQNFWPLESCELLEKTIPQEIDRDGLAISFTKGCYLGQETIARLDARGQLQKKLALIELPASAKAGDVILHGDKEVGVLSSVAGTSTNIPQPLGLATLKRGSFNPGTELTCNGDRALVLAHELT from the coding sequence GTGAACCAGCCCTATTTCACTCAGCTTTCCATACCATTAATGGTGGAAGTCGTTGGGCAAGATGCTGCGAAAATTGTCAATAACCTCTGCACCCAAGATATCGCAAAGCTCGGAGACGCAGAGAGTCGCGAATCCTTCGTCACCAACCTGCGTGGTTGGGCCGTTGCCCACGGAGCAATCGCTATCTTGGGAAACAGCGTCTGGATCTTCGGCCAACACTCACGGCCAGAGGCGGTCGCCCAGCACATCGACCGCTATATCATTCGCGAAGATGCGGAAGTTCGGGAGCATTCCAACGATCGTGCACTCTACCTAATCGGACAGCCCTATTCCACGATCCTCGGAGAATCAACGCCAACAGAACTTCCGCTGCCAGGCAACGTAAATCGCTTTGAACTCCCGACAGGAGAAGCAATACTCGAAATACCGATTCGCATGTGGGGCGCAACGTCTGTCGCTTGGATCGTCGAGCAAGCGGCCACCTGTGCGGTCGACGACTTTCTCGTTCAGCATAGTCTTCAACGGCTTTCGAACGAGGAGTGTCGGGCGCTGCAAATTCAGAATTTTTGGCCGCTGGAATCCTGCGAACTACTAGAAAAGACCATCCCTCAGGAGATTGATCGCGACGGACTGGCCATCAGCTTTACGAAGGGGTGCTACTTGGGACAGGAAACGATTGCCCGCTTAGATGCGCGCGGCCAATTGCAAAAGAAGTTAGCATTAATAGAACTCCCTGCGTCGGCGAAAGCAGGGGATGTAATTCTACACGGAGACAAAGAGGTAGGCGTGTTGAGCTCGGTGGCTGGCACTTCGACGAACATCCCACAACCTTTGGGGCTCGCAACACTCAAACGCGGTTCCTTCAATCCAGGCACGGAATTGACTTGCAACGGAGATCGAGCACTCGTCCTAGCTCACGAGCTGACCTAA
- a CDS encoding ATP-grasp domain-containing protein — translation MKIAVLEWMCGGGTSIHPWGETPTLPARDQLQAFSMHREGMAMLASLVEQLTEAGNEVYVAISRELQETRFLLKLREAAHVVLLEPSHQSDLLEHWRSIAQSCDQAVVIAPECGGALQAAVEKLGTLPNVLVNCSGPFLSTACSKLKTARALAEAGISHPPTLPLQALTLAWLKSTQDLCRTARDEPQWIVKPDDGAGCEGVLRLGRNELLQRHAQLLAQPEPLLVQPCLAGAAFGCSAIIDARGNAHWLPPATQNLEAVGELEQGWEYRGGEISLGGNQVIPPRRLVDAALRACGTGGMGWVGVDMLFDLHSNSWTVIEINPRFTTSVVGLASAYTGNLISETLQLANGQRRELAGAFTQSVSFDAVGNVVPLASPER, via the coding sequence ATGAAAATTGCAGTGCTAGAATGGATGTGCGGCGGCGGTACAAGCATCCACCCCTGGGGGGAAACGCCGACTCTGCCTGCGCGCGACCAGCTACAAGCATTCTCCATGCACAGAGAGGGCATGGCGATGCTGGCCAGTTTGGTAGAGCAACTTACAGAAGCTGGCAATGAAGTATACGTTGCAATTTCTAGAGAGTTACAAGAAACGCGTTTTTTGCTCAAGCTGCGGGAGGCTGCCCACGTCGTCCTCCTGGAGCCTAGTCACCAGTCCGATTTGTTGGAGCATTGGCGAAGCATCGCTCAATCGTGCGACCAGGCAGTGGTGATTGCACCGGAGTGCGGAGGCGCACTCCAGGCCGCCGTAGAGAAACTCGGGACGCTGCCCAACGTGTTGGTGAATTGCTCTGGCCCGTTTCTAAGTACGGCTTGCAGCAAATTGAAGACTGCTCGAGCGTTGGCAGAGGCTGGCATTTCCCATCCACCAACGCTGCCGCTTCAGGCACTCACCCTTGCGTGGCTGAAGAGCACCCAAGACTTGTGCCGAACTGCCCGGGACGAGCCTCAGTGGATAGTCAAGCCCGATGACGGGGCGGGGTGCGAGGGAGTGCTGCGGCTGGGCAGAAACGAGCTGCTGCAACGCCACGCACAGCTGTTGGCTCAGCCCGAGCCGCTGCTCGTACAACCTTGCCTGGCGGGCGCCGCCTTCGGGTGTTCAGCCATCATCGATGCGCGGGGAAACGCCCATTGGCTGCCACCTGCAACGCAAAACCTGGAAGCGGTTGGAGAGTTGGAGCAGGGGTGGGAGTATCGAGGCGGCGAAATTTCGTTGGGGGGGAACCAAGTTATTCCCCCCCGCAGGTTGGTCGATGCGGCGCTCCGTGCCTGCGGAACCGGTGGGATGGGGTGGGTCGGAGTCGACATGCTCTTCGACCTCCACTCGAATTCGTGGACGGTGATTGAAATCAATCCACGATTCACCACTTCCGTGGTTGGACTGGCAAGCGCCTATACAGGAAATTTGATCAGCGAAACATTGCAGCTAGCGAACGGCCAAAGGCGAGAGTTGGCTGGCGCATTTACCCAATCGGTTTCCTTTGATGCGGTGGGAAACGTGGTTCCGCTAGCCTCCCCCGAGCGTTAG
- the flgN gene encoding flagellar export chaperone FlgN: MTNLGDVTLRLESYLARLSDVNHRWETWLSQGEQAIVASDHDRLQTLTPEAETLMRELQQLILVRQQLLDEAQQGGLPNSDLSSLARHLPAWQAPSAALRQSLRKAKKQLSNLRRLHAATWVLLSQSAQYYGDMMQILMQGSARKDVYLQSAGSDTGGGMLLDTSL; encoded by the coding sequence ATGACCAATTTGGGGGATGTAACGCTCCGTCTCGAATCTTACCTAGCCAGACTTTCGGACGTCAACCACCGTTGGGAAACCTGGCTCAGTCAGGGGGAACAGGCCATTGTGGCGAGCGATCACGACCGCTTGCAAACCTTGACACCTGAAGCCGAAACTCTGATGCGGGAACTCCAGCAGCTCATCCTTGTTCGGCAGCAATTGTTAGACGAAGCTCAACAAGGCGGCTTGCCCAACAGTGATCTATCGAGTCTCGCGCGACACTTGCCTGCCTGGCAAGCTCCGTCGGCAGCCCTACGTCAGAGCCTCAGGAAGGCCAAGAAACAACTTTCCAATTTGCGGCGTCTCCACGCAGCTACCTGGGTGCTACTGAGCCAATCGGCGCAGTACTACGGTGACATGATGCAGATCCTCATGCAGGGCAGCGCGCGAAAAGACGTCTACCTGCAATCCGCTGGATCCGATACGGGCGGAGGCATGTTGCTCGATACAAGTCTCTAA